The genomic interval CCCGGCGGCATTGAGCCCCAGCAGGTGCCTCAGATGATTACGATCACCTTCAACGGCGCCGTCAACGTGGACAACATCGACCTGTACGAGGACATCTTCAACGGACAGCGCCAGAACCCCAACGGTTGCTCCATCAAGGGCACCTTCTTCGTGTCCCACAAGTACACCAACTACTCGGCGGTGCAGGACCTCCACCGTCGCGGTCACGAGATCTCCGTGTTCTCGCTGACGCACAAGGATGATCCCAACTACTGGACCGGCGGCAGCTACGACGACTGGCTGGCCGAGATGGCCGGTTCCCGACTGATCGTGGAGCGCTTCGCCAACATCACCGACGGCTCCATCATCGGCATGCGGGCTCCCTACCTCCGTGTGGGCGGCAACAAGCAGTTCGAGATGATGGCCGACCAGTTCTTCGTGTACGACGCCTCCATCACCGCCTCCCTGGGCCGCGTGCCCATCTGGCCATACACCCTGTACTTCCGCATGCCACACAAGTGCAACGGCAACGCCCACAACTGCCCATCGAGGAGCCACCCCGTGTGGGAGATGGTCATGAACGAGCTGGACCGGCGCGACGACCCAACCTTCGACGAGTCCCTGCCCGGTTGCCACATGGTGGACTCCTGCTCCAACGTGGCCAGCGGCGACCAGTTCGCCCGCCTGCTGCGCCACAACTTCAACCGCCACTACAATAGCAACCGCGCTCCACTTGGACTCCACTTCCACGCCTCGTGGCTGAAGTCGAAGAAGGAGTACCGCGACGAGCTCATCAAGTTCATCGAGGAGATGCTCGGCCGCAACGACGTGTTCTTCGTGACCAACCTGCAGGTGATCCAGTGGATGCAGAACCCCACCGAGCTCAACTCGCTGCGCGACTTCCAGGAGTGGAAGGAGAAGTGCGACGTCAAGGGTCAGCCCTACTGCTCCCTGCCCAACGCGTGTCCCCTGACCACCAGGGAGCTGCCCGGCGAGACGCTGCGCCTCTTCACGTGCATGGAGTGCCCCAACAACTACCCCTGGATCCTGGATCCCACCGGCGATGGCTTCTCCGTTTAAGACCGCCGTCGCTATCCTTCCATCTTCCCAAACAGGAGAACAACTCACAGTAGTTCCACCGAGAGTCTGATAAACTAAACAAACTGTACCAGCTGACCTATGCTGATCCATCTACAGAATACTCAAATCGTTGCATCCTGCTCCTTGTGTGATCCTAAACCTCTTTCTATCTGTTATTTATGtgaatttcattttccctCTGACAGCTCTTCTCTTTCTATCTTCTACCTTCTGACTTCTATCTACCTATATACCTTCGCCTATTCTGTTTCTAAATCTGTGTCTTTATCTCTCTGTTGATTTCAAAAGtgatttgttttaatttaccTAGCTGCCTCTTTGACCAGCTCAAAGACAATTtccacaaacaaacaaaaccaagcGCCAAAAATCGCAGCAGCAAAAATATCTTCGTAATTGTATAAGTATTTTTtataagaaaaatataaaaaatatataaaaaaaattaagttggCATGGAGTTTTATTGGAGGGAATTCGCTAATGAAAGATAAATAATTCATGGTGCTTGGTTGTACTGCGTCACACATTTTATTATCGCACATCCAATTGGCACTTGCTTATTATTGGAGGCTACTTTCTCTAGGTAATcagtatttaatttttataaataaattcatacGCACGCTTTGCTTGCAAATAGGCTTTATAAGGGGCGAGCAATTCCGACTTTCGCAAGTTCGTtgagtaaattaaaaaaatcaaactgAATTCCGTAATAATATTGAAGTCCGCACTGAGAAACTTTCTTGGTACAAGCAGGCAAACCAtgaatattacgtatacgctATTCGCAAACAAGTCGCACGCATAAACGTTGCCTTCGCTTTTGGACGACACTGAACCCAGATCAGATCCGATTAGAGCCACAGACGCACTTGCTGATCCCAACTGGTGGACGCCAGGCACATGCCATTGGGGCACAGGCTGATGCAAGTGATGCGGTTCTCGTGACCAGACAGTGTGCCTGTGGGCGAATGAAAAGTGGAAAGTAGTAGGTGGAAATGAGAAAGTGGAGAAGAAGGTCAACAAATCGATGTAAGTCAAGTGCCAGCCTGAGCATTAGCTTCTCCTCCATCCCCCTCCCGCATACGTATTCGTATCAACGAATCCCCCAAGTGC from Drosophila yakuba strain Tai18E2 chromosome 3L, Prin_Dyak_Tai18E2_2.1, whole genome shotgun sequence carries:
- the LOC6534905 gene encoding chitin deacetylase 1 isoform X1, producing MARWWPILSVVCLCLAVAHGQDKLEGVDVEEVCADRPADEYFRLETDGDCREVYRCDSAGEDGTWRLAPIRCAGGLAFDVLRQLCDWKSNVKSCDVLEKPRKAKPILKTDEPICPEGKLSCGDGECLDKELFCNGKSDCKDESDENACSVDEDPNRAPECDPTQCALPDCFCSADGTRIPGGIEPQQVPQMITITFNGAVNVDNIDLYEDIFNGQRQNPNGCSIKGTFFVSHKYTNYSAVQDLHRRGHEISVFSLTHKDDPNYWTGGSYDDWLAEMAGSRLIVERFANITDGSIIGMRAPYLRVGGNKQFEMMADQFFVYDASITASLGRVPIWPYTLYFRMPHKCNGNAHNCPSRSHPVWEMVMNELDRRDDPTFDESLPGCHMVDSCSNVASGDQFARLLRHNFNRHYNSNRAPLGLHFHASWLKSKKEYRDELIKFIEEMLGRNDVFFVTNLQVIQWMQNPTELNSLRDFQEWKEKCDVKGQPYCSLPNACPLTTRELPGETLRLFTCMECPNNYPWILDPTGDGFSV
- the LOC6534905 gene encoding chitin deacetylase 1 isoform X2, producing MARWWPILSVVCLCLAVAHGQDKLEGVDVEEVCADRPADEYFRLETDGDCREVYRCTKSGLKEIQCPSGLAFDVIKQTCDWKAKVTNCDEKEKPRKAKPILKTDEPICPEGKLSCGDGECLDKELFCNGKSDCKDESDENACSVDEDPNRAPECDPTQCALPDCFCSADGTRIPGGIEPQQVPQMITITFNGAVNVDNIDLYEDIFNGQRQNPNGCSIKGTFFVSHKYTNYSAVQDLHRRGHEISVFSLTHKDDPNYWTGGSYDDWLAEMAGSRLIVERFANITDGSIIGMRAPYLRVGGNKQFEMMADQFFVYDASITASLGRVPIWPYTLYFRMPHKCNGNAHNCPSRSHPVWEMVMNELDRRDDPTFDESLPGCHMVDSCSNVASGDQFARLLRHNFNRHYNSNRAPLGLHFHASWLKSKKEYRDELIKFIEEMLGRNDVFFVTNLQVIQWMQNPTELNSLRDFQEWKEKCDVKGQPYCSLPNACPLTTRELPGETLRLFTCMECPNNYPWILDPTGDGFSV